The following are encoded in a window of Ferribacterium limneticum genomic DNA:
- the dksA gene encoding RNA polymerase-binding protein DksA, whose protein sequence is MAEELLHKHFAPYQPKTGEDYMSAKQLTHFRKILETLKKELGEDIDRTVHTMQDEATVFADPNDRASQETDMAIELRNRDRERKLIKKIDETLASIESGDYGFCNKCGVEIGIKRLEARPTATLCIDCKTLDELKEKQMAK, encoded by the coding sequence ATGGCAGAAGAACTGCTCCACAAACACTTCGCTCCGTACCAGCCGAAAACCGGCGAGGACTACATGAGCGCGAAGCAACTGACGCATTTCCGCAAAATTCTCGAGACGCTCAAAAAGGAGTTGGGCGAGGATATCGACCGCACGGTTCATACCATGCAGGACGAAGCAACGGTGTTTGCTGACCCGAACGATCGGGCCAGCCAGGAAACCGACATGGCGATCGAATTGCGCAACCGTGACCGCGAACGCAAGCTGATCAAGAAGATCGATGAGACGCTCGCCAGCATCGAAAGTGGCGATTATGGCTTCTGCAACAAGTGTGGTGTCGAGATCGGCATCAAGCGCCTGGAAGCCCGCCCTACGGCAACGCTGTGCATCGATTGCAAGACCCTGGATGAACTCAAGGAAAAACAGATGGCGAAGTAA